Part of the Vanessa atalanta chromosome 1, ilVanAtal1.2, whole genome shotgun sequence genome is shown below.
ttaaatattttaagtcaatgaaataaaaataagtcaaattcaattcaaattatacgaatataattaaaacaacatatataaaaaaatataaaacggttttttatttatctattatcaattttaataaatcaatttaagaaTTGCTTTGAATCCAGTTGATGTATACTGGTACACGGGTATAAACGGCTGGGTATCCACGGTAGCCGCATCCGCTAGCCCAAGATGAAATACCAACGACAACACCGTTGTGAAGTAGAGGACCACCATAATCACCAGTACAAGGGTCACGACCACCCTGATTCAGAATACCGGCGCACATCATGTTATTAGTGACAGTCATGGCGATAACATTGTAGTTACTTCTACATACGTTTTGGTTCACTGTAACGACTTGGACATGTCTCAGCTGGTTTGATTTGGGACCATTTAcctaaaaacaagaaaaaatatatgaaatattaaccagtaaATTAAATTCTCTATACAGTTAGTATTGAAACAATGTACTACAAATATGCTTACAGAAGTTGCTCCCCATCCAATAGTCCAAACAATCTGATTGTCAGCTACATTATAGTTGGAACCTGCAAATCTTCCTGGCTGTACGTTTCCTCCAATACTGAAAGTTGACGATACTCTGAATATACCAACATCATTTTGTTTAAGGGCATTGTAGTAGTTGGGATGGATGATCAGTCTGCCAACATTGCGAGTAGAGCCTCCGCTGCTTGCATATGAAGATCCAATTCGTATGCGCCAAATATTAGATGAAGTACcgctgtaaaataaaataaaaaattttgtaaatttttgatgaaatcacgatatttaaatactttttgccATTGAAAGGAGTAtttgtttacttaaaaaaatctgttacgAAAAAACTAAAAAAGGCTATAGGTATTGGTGGTGATATTTGCAAAAGCTATATTCATAGCttacaaatataacaacaacATTGTGTGAATAATGTGGGAAAAACTTGAAGCCATAACATGAGGCGTCCCTATTCATCCATATTGGTgatcccttttttatttaaagcgatGATATCAATAATAAGACTGCATGgacataaaacattatacacCAACGACTCTTGTTTATTGTACTTGGGGAacatattataagatattttacaaAAGTTATATCTTAGTAAAAAAACTAGAAtatcaatgaattttattaacttactaAAAGCAGTGAGCAACTGAAAGAACAGATCTATTGTTCAGAATAACACCACCGCAGGTTTGTACATAACCTTGGTTAGTGTTCCTCAAGACCACAGCGGCGAAGGGATAATTTTGTATGGTAGTGAGTGAGCCACCAAGGATTCTTTCCTGTGTGGGTACGCCtaaaaattaagataagaaCATTGTTAATTAtggtcattttaaatattaattcaaggtTGTTTGTATGAGCCTAGTTTACTTAGTGTTTGTATGAGCCTAGTATTCTTATATTGCCTGTTATATGGACTAGGAAATGaaccacctgacggtaagtggtcaacactgcTTATAAACATTGCtcttgcaagaaatattaattatttatcttgtcACCAAGACGCcgccaaccatgggaactaagatgttatgtcactcaTACTtgactcacacttcaaaccggaacacaacgctactaagtattgctgttagttTTTATTCTGTGATGAATGGGTGTTACTTACCCGAAGACGGTTTACCACCacgaaaccctaccaccaagcaagtGTTACTGTCTTGACCCCGTGTGCCGTAAAATGATGgtgatgatataaatatatctttaacccTTCGTTATAAATAGGTCATCAAACGcaaaaagtttttttcaaaTTGGACAGTTAAATTCTGAGATCATTGAttccaaacaaaacaaaaaaaataaactcatcagatttatatatatcattataatattattaaaaaatgcttaCCCACAACAGCCGTTAAGCCCAAGgcgaatagaaatattaaagaacGCATAGCTGTTACGAGTTATTAAAACTGtgtaataaaagcaattttaggTAGTTCATATATATACTcaatcaatatcaataataaacagCATAATCTGATAGACGTTAAGACATTGACTTTTATCtgtaacttaatttataacCCCAATAATTGTATTATGGAAGTAATATTGGCTTAGCAACtaatgtttatacatttataccAGTCATGTTTTTAACGCAATATAGATCGCTTAGTTCGTCGGTGAGTTCATCAATAATATCTTCGCCATATTTATTCAgcaacgataataaaattagtcaACTGAAGTAGCAGTAGGCTGGTTATGTTTAAGCGGCAACGCTTCTTAGAGCGATCTGTCCTGGTGACTTCAGGCTGAAGTGCTCGCAGTATTATACCAGTTCCCTGTGAAAACTGAAGAAGTGTAAGAGCAGCATCGTTGAGTAGCGAGACGAGATGACATTCTCACGTACATGCTAACGGAGGTACCAGACACGGCTGTTTCGGTAAGTACCTACATGGGATGGCAAGTTGGGAGGCATCGCCCTGCTCTCACAAGGGTGATGCACCACTGGGCACAGCAAACCGCAATTTGATGAAGTTTGCTGAGTGGAGCTCCAGATGCATTCTCTTGTTGTGATAGCCGTTGGAGATCTCTCACTGCTGAGTGTGATAAACGCTATTTTCGGTGACCAGCTCCATATAGTTGCTTAATGGAGATGGTCTCTTTCTGCACAAGTGTTATATCATGGCAGGAGGCTGAGGAGCGGTATCGTGGGGAGAGTATCTCCTCTGGCCCACTTCGTCAAAAGAGACAAGCGTCAGCGTAATGTGCACTTTCTTCTCCTCCGAAAGCGTCGCTAGAAGTAGAGGGTTACTTGTACCCTGATAAACCTTGTAAGAATAATGCTTGGAAGCCCACATATATAAGCCAACCAAGGGCATTTCATGGTAGCTTGCGCAAACAATCCCGATATAACAAGGGAGGTCAAAAGATACAAGTGCAACTGTTTTTTTATGGGTATTCTAACGTACCCAGCATCTACAAGTTCTAAAAACCTACGCACTTAATGTTAAGGAATCGCGTAAATGCCATTATTCAAGgatataaaaaagaatagtCATGTATGTCGAGGGACGGATAGCTGTTGGAACGGAGGAGTGAAAGTAATTAGACAACGCGTATCAAGTGGTCTCCATGCGTAATGGCCATTGTCTCGAAGTAGATTATGGGACTTGATTGGAAGGGCGAGAGATGAGAGGATAGgtcttgattattttaataaaactagttCTTGCTTTCTTTATTTCAGTGGAAAATCCATAGCTAAATTTGGAATTTGCTGAAAgaataaaatcgaaaaatatttcttatgaaaGACTGATTTcaaattcgtttttttataattttagcaaTTAATTGCAATGAACTAGCGCTGAGCCCAAAATTTATTCCAAACATTTTGTTAAGAATAAGGTTAAGGAGTTCGGTTAGTCACATATCGACTCCGTCATCAGACCCTGGATGGACAACACCTTGGGGGCAAGGTATTGGTTAAaacaaattagaattaaatgaaactttttatAGCAATTTGTCACTAAAAACTGAGCATCAAATAGATAGGACTACGTTTCGTCGTTAAGGAGTTGCGTTGATctaatttgaaaaaatcttaGTAAAACGAGTGAAGCGGTTTAGGTATGGTATGGTATCAACTCCATACGGAGCGCCATCGTCGCTATGCTTGACCAATCAGAGGATTTTGCTGTCGTCTGATAGgtccttttaaattttatcaaaatatatcgaAGTGGATTTGTTTACTGTACCAACATTTTTCCCCGAGACGTCATCGCAGTAAATTGTTGATCCGTTCGGAGCGATATttgataatagaaatatattcgtatatcattaattatgagACCTGGATTAAAATGCATTTTCGGATAAACTGCACGATAGCGCACAGGATCACGATTTGACATATTGCTATttcatgtatataaatatactagctgCTCGTTCCGATTTTCGGCGGgtgaaaaagattttattttacttcggTCCAACTGTTCAGAATGCTTGCAGTCAGAGGCACAAATAAAGAAGGTTTAGATATATAAAGATGCCTTTATTGAAAGTCACTTCTTTAATATGTCATAATTGTTTGGGTTTTGCTAGTACTCCAGTTCggtaagcaaaaataaaaatctacatgtttttgtaactaataaaatatggaCATCAGTATTTAGGCTTATATTATATGTGGCAaacaagcaggaggctcaccttaTGGATAGTAACtactaccgcccatggacatctgcaacaccggaaaATTGTTACGAGTTTCATCAGATAATGAATTAAAGCAACCTCTGAAATATTTACCTATGTAtgtcatatatatgttatttataaaagggTGTCTGTCTGCAAAAGAGTTTCTGAAAATTAACTACCTAACAGGGTGAAATTGGTgatgaatgtttttaattttgtaagctATTAACATGGAAATCTATATCTcctgtttataagtaaaaaaccAACGTTAAAGTGTTTTCTGATGGGATATTTCATCGGgtagtaaattataatgttaagataagataaataagataaatatactttattgtacaccgaaacaaaaaaaatacaagaagcaacacaacaaaatagaaaacactgtacaaaaggcggtcttatcgctaaaagagcgatctcttccagacaacctttggataGAGGACATTGAATACTCTAAGAAAGGGGTTCGGAGGTGTACATAATGTTATAgataacacataaaaataacatttccttatgatatatatttttgttatcttatctactttgtatattaaatataaaacaataacacatGTAGATACTAGAAGTGTTTATTCCACCTCtagaataaattaatgatattaaaaatattatataagtaacaatCTCAGAAGAAAGTCAAAGACTCGGACGTAAAGGTCAGAGACAAACATTTAGTGATCATTGCTAGAAACACGCCCACTTGAGAATTCTtcaattttgttgatttttttttaattacttctcAGTCTTTCTTAAGAGCTAAGTGTCCTCAGTTTTGTATGAAAATCACGGTTTGGTTATGACATACTCATATCTTATTCATAGAGGATGAGGAAGGCTTGCAGCTTACACACACATTCATAATACaacaagtttaatataatttaattaattgtttattaaaaacgtgTTAAATTAAGCTCTAGCAAATTGTTGTTGGTTCAAATTATCGCAAAATATGCCACACCAATCTAATCATATAAGCTTCTGttcagtttaaattttattaccgtTTAATGgaattacataaaatgtatattgataatacAGAGctcgatttgatttgataataggCAATTTGAcaattcgaaaaataaattgtcaattataattgtaatcagtatatattatgagttttaaaatcgttatttattaacgaaagatgaaaataataattaattaatccataaataaaaatgcatttttttaaacgtttgtcacgtgacacaaaacgctacTCGTCGGTCGGGCTTATGATACATGTTAACCTCGTTTActtactgtatgtggattatatgtgccacagattattAATACAGGAAAGTGACGTCAcagaccccattgcagcgccatattgtcaaagtagcgttttcgcgcgctgtttaaatatggaatttttaatttgatatttttcagcaaatatatactagaatttaaaaaaaaatcaacttttactggcttccttaacctctactaaataatataaaatggatttacaaaaacagtcaaatagcctatttctATAAATAGCAATTGTTTcgataatttatactttatatgaaGCATATATTATGGTTatcacactaatattataaaaagataaagttTGGTTTCCTCCGAATTGACGTAACAACTGTTCTACTAAGATATTTGATAAGGTACTTTcacattatacaaattattgttaTCGGTCGAACCTAGGCGATATATGATTTTGTTGGTGTCGCTGAGATTATTGATAATATGTGATTTTTAAGCGATCGCTGACAAAATTGTACAGATATAAGAGATACGTATGAACGATCTCTgagcatataaatatttgtctgtAATAGACAActgatcaaaataattatttagatcaTTAATTCATCAGTTATTTG
Proteins encoded:
- the LOC125065299 gene encoding trypsin, alkaline B-like, whose amino-acid sequence is MRSLIFLFALGLTAVVGVPTQERILGGSLTTIQNYPFAAVVLRNTNQGYVQTCGGVILNNRSVLSVAHCFYGTSSNIWRIRIGSSYASSGGSTRNVGRLIIHPNYYNALKQNDVGIFRVSSTFSIGGNVQPGRFAGSNYNVADNQIVWTIGWGATSVNGPKSNQLRHVQVVTVNQNVCRSNYNVIAMTVTNNMMCAGILNQGGRDPCTGDYGGPLLHNGVVVGISSWASGCGYRGYPAVYTRVPVYINWIQSNS